The following proteins are encoded in a genomic region of Kosakonia oryzae:
- a CDS encoding glutathione S-transferase family protein codes for MITLWGRNNSTNVKKVRWLLEELELPYEQILAGGQFGLNHDAEYLAMNPNGLVPLLRDDETGVVLWESNTIVRYLAAQYGQGRLWIDAPAARAEGEKWMDWTIGTLAPRYSQVMIGLVRTPPEQRDNAVIAAAIQALEGMLDILDNALAKQSWFSGEVFGCGDITVGPFIYNLFAIPDLSWAPRANLQRWYAQLCERPGFRTTVMIPVT; via the coding sequence ATGATAACGCTATGGGGCAGGAATAACTCAACTAATGTCAAAAAAGTTCGCTGGCTGCTGGAAGAACTGGAGTTGCCGTACGAACAGATTCTGGCGGGCGGGCAATTCGGCCTGAATCACGATGCCGAATATCTGGCGATGAACCCGAACGGGCTGGTGCCACTGCTGCGCGACGATGAAACCGGCGTTGTGCTGTGGGAATCAAACACCATCGTGCGTTATCTTGCCGCCCAATACGGTCAGGGCCGCCTGTGGATTGACGCTCCCGCTGCGCGTGCAGAAGGGGAGAAGTGGATGGACTGGACGATTGGCACCCTGGCGCCGAGATACTCCCAGGTGATGATTGGACTGGTGCGCACGCCCCCAGAGCAGCGGGATAACGCCGTCATTGCTGCCGCAATACAAGCGCTCGAAGGCATGCTGGATATTCTCGATAACGCGCTGGCAAAACAGAGCTGGTTTTCCGGCGAAGTCTTTGGTTGCGGAGACATTACCGTTGGTCCGTTTATCTACAACTTGTTTGCTATTCCCGACTTAAGCTGGGCGCCACGCGCCAATCTGCAACGCTGGTACGCACAATTGTGTGAACGTCCGGGGTTCCGCACAACCGTGATGATTCCGGTAACCTGA
- a CDS encoding MFS transporter: protein MTITASRNALRYRLWALFTFFFLPGLLMASWATRTPAIRDILSVSTAEMGGVLFGLSIGSMSGILSSAWLVKRFGARKVIRASMSFSVLGMMILSLALWLASPLLFALGLAVFGGSLGAGEVALNIEGAVVEREMNKTVLPMMHGFYSFGTLVGAGIGMTLTALGLTANVHILLAALVAIVPIILAIAAIPDGTGKNSAEENAQGKKGIPFWRDSQLLLISVVVLAMAFAEGSANDWLPLLMVDGHGFSPTSGSLIYAGFTLGMTVGRFTGGWFIDRYSRVAVVRASALMGALGIGLIIFVDSAWVAGVSVILWGLGASLGFPLTISAASDTGPDAPTRVSVVATTGYLAFLVGPPLLGFLGEHYGLRSAMLVVLSLVLIAALVARAVAKPSPEAQAETC from the coding sequence ATGACCATAACTGCCTCCCGCAATGCCCTGCGCTACCGTCTATGGGCGCTGTTTACTTTCTTTTTTCTGCCCGGCTTACTGATGGCCTCCTGGGCAACGCGTACGCCTGCAATCCGCGATATTTTGTCCGTCTCGACGGCGGAAATGGGCGGCGTGCTGTTTGGCCTGTCGATCGGTTCGATGAGCGGCATTCTCTCTTCCGCGTGGCTGGTTAAACGCTTCGGCGCGCGCAAAGTGATCCGCGCCAGCATGTCCTTTTCGGTGCTCGGCATGATGATCCTCAGCCTCGCGTTGTGGCTCGCTTCACCGCTGCTGTTTGCCCTCGGGCTGGCCGTGTTCGGCGGCAGCCTCGGCGCGGGCGAAGTGGCGTTGAATATTGAAGGCGCGGTAGTTGAACGTGAAATGAATAAAACCGTACTGCCGATGATGCACGGTTTTTACAGCTTCGGCACGCTGGTCGGCGCGGGGATAGGCATGACGTTAACCGCGCTCGGCCTCACCGCCAATGTGCATATTCTGCTGGCGGCGCTGGTAGCGATTGTGCCGATTATCCTGGCGATTGCTGCGATTCCGGATGGTACCGGCAAAAACTCCGCAGAAGAGAATGCGCAGGGGAAGAAAGGAATCCCCTTCTGGCGCGATAGCCAATTGTTGCTGATTAGCGTGGTGGTGCTGGCGATGGCGTTTGCGGAAGGCTCCGCCAACGACTGGTTACCGCTGCTGATGGTGGACGGTCACGGTTTTAGCCCCACTTCCGGCTCACTGATCTACGCCGGTTTCACTCTCGGTATGACCGTTGGCCGTTTTACCGGCGGCTGGTTTATCGACCGCTACAGCCGCGTTGCGGTGGTTCGCGCCAGCGCATTAATGGGCGCGCTCGGGATTGGTTTGATTATCTTTGTCGACAGCGCCTGGGTGGCTGGCGTGTCGGTGATTTTGTGGGGGCTTGGCGCGTCGCTTGGCTTCCCGCTGACCATCTCAGCCGCCAGCGATACCGGCCCGGACGCCCCTACCCGCGTTAGCGTGGTGGCGACTACCGGTTACCTGGCCTTTCTCGTCGGCCCGCCGCTGCTCGGTTTTCTCGGCGAGCACTACGGCCTGCGCAGCGCCATGTTGGTGGTCCTTAGCCTGGTGTTGATCGCCGCGCTGGTCGCTCGCGCCGTGGCAAAACCGTCCCCGGAAGCACAAGCGGAAACCTGTTAA
- the ybjG gene encoding undecaprenyl-diphosphate phosphatase: MLESLNYTLFYWINATPDSPHWLIALAEFSASDLISIVPLLAVGLWLWGPRHQVSAQRQLVIKVSMAIVVSMCISLLLGHFLPHDRPFADHVGYNFLPHAPDSSFPSDHGTVIFTFAVAFLAWHRLWSGAVLMAVGLTIAWSRVYLGVHWPLDMFGALLVGISGCLSAQILWQGFGPTLYRIIQQIYRFCFATLIRRGWVRD, encoded by the coding sequence ATGTTAGAGAGCCTCAACTACACGCTGTTCTACTGGATTAACGCAACGCCCGACTCCCCCCACTGGTTAATTGCGCTGGCCGAATTTAGCGCCAGCGATCTCATCAGTATTGTGCCGCTGCTGGCGGTAGGGCTTTGGCTGTGGGGTCCGCGCCATCAGGTTAGCGCCCAGCGCCAACTGGTAATTAAAGTGTCGATGGCGATCGTAGTCAGCATGTGCATCTCACTGTTATTAGGCCACTTCTTGCCGCACGATCGTCCCTTTGCCGATCATGTCGGCTATAACTTCCTGCCGCATGCGCCGGACAGTTCTTTCCCGAGCGACCACGGTACGGTCATCTTTACCTTTGCCGTGGCCTTCCTCGCCTGGCACCGCCTGTGGTCGGGCGCCGTGCTGATGGCGGTTGGTCTGACGATCGCCTGGTCCCGCGTCTATCTTGGCGTCCACTGGCCGCTGGACATGTTCGGCGCGCTGTTGGTCGGTATCAGCGGCTGCCTGAGCGCGCAAATCCTGTGGCAGGGTTTTGGTCCGACGCTCTATCGAATCATTCAGCAGATTTATCGCTTCTGCTTTGCAACGCTGATTCGCCGCGGCTGGGTACGTGACTAA
- a CDS encoding TetR/AcrR family transcriptional regulator: protein MARRPNDPQRRDRILEATLDTIAECGIQAVTHRKIASCADVPLGSMTYYFSGIDALLEEAFSRFTGQMSAQYAAFFDGVDSPARACDAVTDLIYGAQVTTARNMELMYQLYAFMSRQPVLKSVMQNWMRSSQATLERWFDPITARALDAFIEGMTLHFVTDRQPLSREEIRLMIGRIAGL, encoded by the coding sequence ATGGCACGACGACCGAATGACCCGCAGCGGCGCGACCGCATTCTTGAAGCGACGCTGGACACTATCGCCGAATGCGGCATCCAGGCGGTAACCCACCGCAAAATCGCCAGCTGTGCGGACGTGCCGCTCGGCTCGATGACCTACTACTTTTCCGGCATTGACGCGCTGCTGGAAGAGGCATTCAGCCGTTTTACCGGGCAGATGTCGGCACAGTACGCCGCTTTCTTTGACGGCGTTGACAGCCCGGCGCGGGCCTGTGATGCGGTCACGGATCTGATCTACGGTGCGCAGGTTACTACCGCGCGCAACATGGAACTGATGTACCAGCTTTACGCCTTTATGAGCCGCCAGCCAGTGCTGAAAAGCGTGATGCAAAACTGGATGCGCTCCAGCCAGGCCACCCTTGAACGCTGGTTTGATCCGATCACGGCGCGTGCGCTGGATGCGTTTATCGAAGGGATGACGCTGCATTTTGTGACCGACAGGCAGCCGCTGAGCCGCGAAGAGATCCGCCTAATGATTGGCCGTATCGCCGGGCTCTGA
- a CDS encoding aspartate:alanine antiporter gives MNINVADLLNGNYILLLFVVLALGLCLGKLRLGSVQLGNSIGVLVVSLLLGQQHFSINTDALNLGFMLFIFCVGVEAGPNFFSIFFRDGKNYLMLALVLVGSALLIALGLGKLFGWDIGLTAGMLAGSMTSTPVLVGAGDTLRHASMESGNLASALDNLSLGYALTYLIGLVSLIFGARYLPKLQHQDLQTSAQQIARERGLDTDAHRKVYLPVIRAYRVGPELVAWADGKNLRELGIYRQTGCYIERIRRNGILASPDGDAVLQMGDEISLVGYPDAHARLDPSFRNGKEVFDRDLLDMRIVTEEVVVKNHNVVGRRLAQLKLTDHGCFLNRVIRSQIEMPIDDNIVLNKGDVLQISGDARRVKTIADRIGFISIHSQVTDLLAFCAFFIVGLMIGMITFQFSSFSFGVGNAAGLLFAGIMLGFLRANHPTFGYIPQGALMMVKEFGLMVFMAGVGLSAGSGIGHGLGVVGGQMLIAGLIVSLVPVLICFLFGAYVLKMNRALLFGAMMGARTCAPAMEIISDTARSNIPALGYAGTYAIANVLLTLAGTLIIIIWPGLG, from the coding sequence GTGAATATAAACGTCGCAGATTTGTTAAACGGGAATTACATACTGTTATTGTTTGTCGTACTGGCGCTCGGCCTTTGTCTTGGTAAATTACGTCTGGGTTCGGTACAACTCGGTAATTCCATTGGCGTTTTAGTCGTTTCGTTATTATTAGGTCAGCAGCATTTCAGCATAAACACAGATGCATTAAATCTTGGCTTTATGCTGTTTATTTTTTGTGTGGGCGTTGAAGCTGGCCCCAACTTTTTTTCGATTTTTTTTCGCGACGGTAAGAATTATCTGATGCTCGCGCTGGTATTAGTTGGCAGCGCGCTATTAATTGCCTTAGGGCTGGGAAAATTGTTCGGCTGGGATATTGGCCTCACCGCCGGGATGCTGGCAGGTTCGATGACCTCAACCCCGGTCCTGGTTGGCGCTGGCGATACGCTGCGCCATGCCTCAATGGAGAGCGGCAATCTCGCCAGCGCGCTGGATAACCTCAGCCTTGGCTATGCATTAACCTACCTGATTGGCCTGGTCAGCCTGATTTTCGGCGCGCGTTATTTGCCGAAGCTGCAACACCAGGATCTGCAGACCAGCGCCCAACAGATCGCTCGCGAACGCGGCCTCGATACCGATGCCCATCGTAAAGTTTATCTGCCGGTGATCCGCGCTTACCGCGTCGGGCCGGAACTGGTGGCCTGGGCCGACGGCAAGAACCTGCGCGAGCTGGGGATCTATCGCCAGACCGGTTGTTATATCGAGCGTATTCGCCGCAACGGCATTCTCGCCAGCCCGGACGGTGACGCAGTGCTGCAAATGGGCGATGAGATCTCGTTGGTCGGTTACCCGGACGCGCATGCGCGCCTCGATCCCAGTTTCCGCAACGGTAAAGAGGTGTTCGATCGCGATCTGCTGGATATGCGCATCGTGACGGAAGAAGTTGTGGTGAAGAACCACAATGTGGTTGGCCGCCGTCTCGCACAGTTGAAACTGACCGATCACGGCTGCTTTCTTAACCGCGTGATCCGCAGCCAGATTGAGATGCCGATCGACGACAATATCGTGCTCAATAAAGGCGACGTGCTGCAAATCAGCGGCGATGCCCGCCGGGTGAAAACCATTGCTGACCGTATCGGCTTTATCTCGATTCACAGCCAGGTGACCGATCTGCTCGCCTTCTGCGCCTTCTTTATTGTTGGCCTGATGATCGGCATGATCACCTTCCAGTTCAGCTCGTTCAGTTTTGGCGTGGGTAATGCCGCCGGTCTGCTGTTCGCCGGTATCATGCTTGGCTTCTTGCGTGCGAACCACCCGACGTTCGGCTACATTCCGCAGGGTGCGCTGATGATGGTGAAAGAGTTTGGCCTGATGGTGTTTATGGCCGGTGTCGGCTTAAGCGCCGGTAGCGGCATTGGGCATGGTCTGGGCGTCGTCGGCGGGCAGATGCTGATCGCCGGGTTGATCGTAAGCCTCGTTCCGGTGCTGATCTGTTTCCTGTTCGGCGCTTACGTGCTGAAAATGAACCGCGCGCTGCTCTTTGGCGCGATGATGGGCGCACGTACCTGCGCGCCCGCCATGGAGATCATCAGCGATACCGCGCGCAGTAATATCCCGGCGCTGGGCTACGCCGGAACCTACGCGATCGCCAACGTGTTGTTAACCCTGGCGGGGACGCTGATCATCATCATCTGGCCGGGACTCGGATAA
- a CDS encoding MFS transporter produces the protein MQNHSLSGQRLGRRALLFPLCLVLYEFSTYIGNDMIQPGMLAVVEQYNAGIEWVPTSMTAYLAGGMFLQWLLGPLSDRIGRRPVMLTGVVWFILTCLATLLAQDIEQFTLLRFLQGISLCFIGAVGYAAIQESFEEAVCIKITALMANVALIAPLLGPLVGAAWVHAAPWQGMFVLFAVLAAFSFFGLQKAMPETATRLGEPLSLKALWRDYAEVMKNLRFVAGALATGFVSLPLLAWIAQSPIIIISGEQLSSYQYGLLQVPVFGALIFGNLALARLTSRRTVRALIIMGGWPIAAGLLLAAVATLVSSHAYLWMTAGLSLYAFGIGLANAGLVRLTLFASEMSKGTVSAAMGMLQMFIFTVGIEISKHAWLAGGNGLFSLFNLANGVLWIGLMVVFLRDKRVGNSLEG, from the coding sequence ATGCAAAACCATTCCTTATCTGGCCAACGTCTGGGACGACGGGCGCTACTCTTTCCCCTCTGCCTGGTGCTTTACGAATTCTCGACCTATATCGGCAATGACATGATCCAACCCGGCATGCTGGCAGTGGTGGAGCAGTACAACGCCGGGATCGAATGGGTGCCAACGTCCATGACCGCTTACTTAGCGGGCGGCATGTTTTTACAGTGGTTACTGGGGCCGTTGTCGGATCGCATTGGCCGCCGTCCGGTGATGCTGACCGGCGTGGTGTGGTTCATTTTGACCTGCCTTGCCACGCTGCTGGCGCAAGATATCGAACAGTTCACGCTGCTGCGTTTTTTACAGGGCATCAGCCTGTGCTTTATTGGCGCAGTGGGCTACGCCGCGATTCAGGAATCTTTTGAAGAGGCCGTGTGTATCAAAATCACTGCGCTGATGGCCAACGTGGCGCTGATTGCGCCGCTGCTTGGCCCGCTGGTGGGGGCGGCCTGGGTGCACGCCGCGCCATGGCAGGGGATGTTTGTGCTGTTCGCGGTGCTGGCGGCGTTCTCCTTTTTTGGTCTGCAAAAGGCGATGCCGGAAACGGCGACCCGCCTTGGCGAGCCACTCTCGCTGAAAGCGTTGTGGCGCGATTATGCAGAAGTCATGAAAAACCTGCGTTTTGTCGCTGGTGCGCTGGCGACGGGGTTTGTCAGCCTGCCGTTACTGGCGTGGATCGCCCAGTCGCCGATCATCATCATTAGCGGTGAGCAACTCAGCAGCTATCAGTACGGGCTGTTGCAGGTGCCGGTTTTCGGCGCGTTGATTTTCGGTAACCTGGCGCTGGCGCGTCTGACATCGCGGCGCACCGTACGGGCGCTGATCATTATGGGCGGCTGGCCGATTGCTGCTGGTTTGCTGCTGGCGGCCGTCGCGACGCTGGTCTCTTCGCATGCTTATTTGTGGATGACGGCCGGGTTGAGCCTCTACGCTTTTGGCATTGGGCTGGCGAATGCCGGGCTGGTGCGGCTGACGCTGTTCGCCAGCGAGATGAGTAAGGGCACGGTGTCAGCGGCGATGGGCATGTTGCAGATGTTCATCTTTACCGTCGGGATCGAAATCAGCAAGCATGCCTGGCTGGCGGGCGGCAACGGTCTGTTCAGCCTCTTCAACCTGGCAAATGGCGTGTTGTGGATCGGCCTGATGGTGGTGTTTCTGCGCGATAAACGCGTGGGGAATTCGCTGGAAGGTTAA
- the ybjM gene encoding inner membrane protein YbjM codes for MKLRRRRLGVICSFLLFIAVCLSLVVTMKGDLPGSGKPETGLLFFILPGIASGLVARRRRVVIALLGALLALPFCYLLIHLFLLPSRSVWQELAWLFSAVFWCGIGGLACLFVGRVFRH; via the coding sequence TTGAAGCTCAGGCGACGTCGGCTCGGTGTTATTTGCAGTTTTCTACTCTTTATTGCGGTATGCCTTTCTTTGGTCGTTACCATGAAAGGGGATTTACCCGGTTCTGGTAAACCCGAAACAGGTTTGCTGTTTTTTATATTGCCCGGTATTGCCAGCGGCCTTGTTGCTCGCCGTCGCCGGGTGGTGATTGCACTGCTGGGAGCGCTGCTGGCGCTGCCGTTCTGCTATCTACTGATTCATCTGTTTCTGCTGCCGTCGCGATCGGTATGGCAGGAGCTGGCCTGGCTGTTCAGCGCGGTATTCTGGTGTGGGATTGGCGGTCTGGCGTGTCTGTTTGTGGGCAGGGTGTTCAGGCATTAA
- the deoR gene encoding DNA-binding transcriptional repressor DeoR — METRRDERISQLLTALRHSDKLHLKEAATLLGVSEMTIRRDLSANSAPVVLLGGYIVLEPRAASHYLLSDQKTRLVEEKRRAAKQAAALLRAHQMAFFDCGTTMPWVIDAIPDDLPFIGVCYSLNTFLALQEKPQCRAILCGGEFHASNAIFKPLNFNETLKNLCPDIAFYSAAGVHVQQGATCFNLEELPVKHWAMESAQYHVLVVDHSKFGKVRPACMGALSQFDVIASDCCPDDSLVQFAKQQQITLMY; from the coding sequence ATGGAAACAAGACGTGACGAACGGATTAGCCAGCTACTGACGGCGCTCAGGCACAGTGACAAGCTGCATCTGAAAGAGGCGGCAACGCTGCTTGGCGTTTCAGAGATGACCATTCGCCGCGATCTCAGCGCCAACAGCGCTCCGGTGGTTCTGCTGGGCGGTTATATCGTGCTGGAGCCGCGCGCGGCCAGCCATTATCTGTTAAGCGATCAAAAAACCCGGCTGGTTGAAGAGAAACGCCGCGCCGCAAAGCAGGCTGCCGCGCTGTTGCGCGCGCATCAGATGGCCTTCTTCGATTGCGGCACCACCATGCCGTGGGTGATTGACGCCATTCCTGACGATTTGCCGTTTATCGGCGTTTGCTACTCCCTGAATACTTTTCTGGCGTTACAGGAAAAACCGCAGTGCCGCGCGATCCTCTGCGGCGGCGAATTTCATGCCAGCAACGCGATTTTCAAACCGCTGAATTTTAATGAGACGCTGAAAAATCTGTGCCCGGATATCGCCTTCTATTCGGCGGCAGGCGTGCATGTGCAGCAGGGCGCGACCTGTTTTAACCTTGAAGAGTTGCCGGTGAAACACTGGGCGATGGAGAGTGCGCAATACCATGTGCTGGTGGTGGATCACAGCAAATTCGGTAAAGTGCGTCCGGCCTGCATGGGCGCACTCAGCCAGTTTGATGTGATTGCCAGCGACTGCTGTCCCGATGACAGCCTGGTGCAGTTCGCAAAACAGCAGCAAATCACATTGATGTACTGA
- a CDS encoding 2-phosphosulfolactate phosphatase yields MMSNTWFNQSPFDVRLEWGLAAAEHLAHEADCVVIVDVMSFSTCVSLANDNDALIYPWPWKDDSALRYAQENGADVASFERTFSGERYTLSPTSLRDIPAGHRLVLPSPNGSTIAFKARDCGAAVFSGCFRNRIATAQACAGFQRILLIPAGERWPDGSLRPAVEDYLAAGAIIAALGKRHLSPEAQAAAAAFRGSSLADLHHCASARELQERGFADDVALCLALDVSRRACRLQDNAYRSEPGDTANH; encoded by the coding sequence ATGATGAGCAACACCTGGTTCAACCAAAGCCCGTTTGACGTGCGGCTGGAGTGGGGTTTAGCGGCGGCGGAACATCTGGCGCACGAAGCGGATTGCGTGGTGATTGTCGATGTGATGTCGTTTTCCACCTGCGTCAGCCTGGCAAATGATAACGACGCACTTATCTATCCATGGCCGTGGAAAGATGACAGCGCGCTGCGCTACGCCCAGGAAAATGGTGCCGATGTCGCCAGTTTCGAACGCACGTTCAGCGGCGAGCGCTATACGCTCTCACCGACTTCATTGCGCGATATTCCCGCCGGACACCGGCTGGTGCTGCCTTCACCGAACGGTTCGACGATCGCCTTCAAAGCGCGCGACTGCGGCGCGGCGGTATTTAGCGGCTGCTTCCGCAACCGGATCGCCACCGCGCAGGCCTGCGCTGGTTTTCAACGTATTTTGCTGATCCCGGCCGGAGAACGCTGGCCGGATGGTAGCCTGCGCCCGGCGGTAGAAGATTATCTGGCGGCGGGAGCGATTATTGCCGCCCTCGGCAAACGCCATCTGTCGCCGGAAGCGCAAGCCGCAGCCGCGGCATTTCGTGGAAGCAGCCTCGCTGATTTACATCACTGCGCCTCAGCAAGAGAGCTTCAGGAGAGAGGTTTTGCCGACGATGTCGCGCTGTGTCTGGCGCTGGATGTCAGCCGCCGCGCCTGCCGGTTGCAGGATAACGCATACCGCTCAGAGCCCGGCGATACGGCCAATCATTAG
- the dacC gene encoding serine-type D-Ala-D-Ala carboxypeptidase, whose product MTHFSLSLRSLAAGSALLFLFSPSLYAVEQNPAAPPVDARAWILMDYASGKVLAEGNADEKLDPASLTKLMTSYVVGQALKAGKIHLTDTVTVGKDAWATGNPVLRGSSLMFLKPGDQVSVADLNKGVIIQSGNDASIAIADYVAGSQDSFVSLMNSYSQKLGLTNTTFKTVHGLDAPGQFSTARDMALLGRALIHDVPDEYAIHKEKEFTFNKIRQPNRNRLLWNTSMNVDGMKTGTTDGAGYNLVASATQGDMRLISVVLGAKTDRIRFNESEKLLNWGFRFFDTVTPIKPDATFVTQRVWFGDSSEAKLGAGEAGSITIPKGQLNNLKASYTLTQPELQAPLSKGQVVGTIDFQLNGKTIEQRPLVVMEAVQEAGFIGRMWDFVLLKFHQWFGGWFS is encoded by the coding sequence ATGACGCATTTCTCTTTATCCCTTCGCAGCCTGGCTGCGGGCTCCGCGCTGTTATTTCTCTTTTCTCCTTCTCTCTATGCGGTTGAACAAAACCCGGCCGCGCCGCCGGTTGACGCACGCGCATGGATCCTGATGGATTACGCCAGCGGCAAAGTGCTGGCGGAAGGTAATGCCGACGAGAAACTCGATCCCGCCAGCCTCACCAAACTGATGACCAGCTACGTGGTGGGCCAGGCGCTGAAAGCCGGAAAAATTCATCTCACCGATACGGTAACCGTTGGTAAAGATGCCTGGGCGACCGGCAACCCGGTACTGCGCGGTTCCTCGCTGATGTTCCTGAAACCGGGCGATCAGGTGTCGGTAGCGGATTTGAATAAAGGGGTCATTATTCAGTCCGGCAACGATGCCAGCATCGCCATTGCCGACTACGTTGCCGGGAGCCAGGATTCATTCGTCAGCCTGATGAACAGCTATTCGCAAAAACTGGGGCTGACCAATACTACTTTTAAAACCGTACACGGGCTGGATGCGCCGGGCCAGTTCAGTACCGCGCGCGATATGGCGCTGCTCGGCAGAGCCTTAATTCATGATGTGCCCGATGAGTACGCCATTCATAAAGAAAAAGAGTTCACCTTTAATAAGATCCGCCAGCCGAACCGTAACCGGCTGCTGTGGAACACCAGTATGAACGTGGACGGCATGAAAACCGGCACGACCGACGGTGCCGGTTATAACCTGGTGGCCTCCGCGACGCAGGGCGATATGCGCCTGATCTCGGTGGTGCTGGGCGCGAAAACCGACCGCATCCGCTTTAATGAGTCCGAGAAACTGCTCAACTGGGGTTTCCGCTTCTTCGATACCGTGACGCCAATCAAACCTGATGCCACTTTTGTCACTCAGCGCGTCTGGTTTGGCGACAGCAGCGAAGCGAAGCTCGGCGCGGGTGAGGCGGGCTCGATCACTATCCCGAAAGGGCAGCTTAATAATTTGAAAGCGAGCTACACGCTGACGCAGCCGGAACTGCAGGCGCCGCTGAGCAAAGGCCAGGTGGTGGGGACGATCGATTTTCAACTGAACGGTAAAACCATTGAACAGCGTCCGCTGGTGGTGATGGAAGCGGTGCAAGAGGCCGGGTTTATTGGCCGGATGTGGGATTTTGTTCTGCTGAAATTCCACCAGTGGTTTGGCGGCTGGTTCTCCTGA
- a CDS encoding alpha/beta hydrolase yields MASISGSALAASHELAGNTPGAEVINVEKSRGQIDLLSNIVYSQIRNVRSVRQLNMSLLVPRTSALKPAIVYFPGGGFTSADYDKFIEMRMALAEAGFVVAAAEYRVVPDTFPAPLEDGKAAVRYLRAHAKEYNIDPQRIGVLGDSAGGWMAQMLGTTNNLKTFDTGDNTDQSSAVQAVATLYGISNLLNIGEGFPEEIQQVHRSPAVTESLLVNGAAFRNFPGATIASDKQKALNASPMGHISGNEPPFLIMHGSADTLVSPVQSAQLYNALKEKHDKVKYILVKGAEHGDISWFQPAVINTVVAWFKQTLGAPAKGEGETVAGKDNNL; encoded by the coding sequence ATGGCGAGTATTTCGGGTTCGGCATTGGCTGCCAGCCATGAACTGGCGGGTAATACGCCTGGCGCGGAGGTTATTAATGTTGAAAAATCCCGCGGGCAGATCGATTTACTGAGCAATATCGTTTACAGCCAGATTCGGAATGTGCGTTCCGTTCGCCAGTTAAACATGTCGCTACTGGTTCCGCGCACCAGCGCGCTGAAGCCAGCCATCGTCTACTTCCCCGGAGGCGGTTTTACTTCCGCCGATTACGATAAATTTATTGAAATGCGTATGGCGCTGGCGGAAGCGGGGTTTGTTGTCGCCGCGGCGGAGTACCGTGTTGTGCCGGACACTTTCCCGGCGCCGCTGGAAGATGGTAAAGCCGCAGTGCGCTATTTGCGTGCGCATGCGAAGGAGTACAACATCGATCCGCAACGAATCGGTGTGTTGGGGGATTCCGCTGGTGGCTGGATGGCCCAGATGCTCGGCACCACCAACAATCTAAAAACCTTCGATACCGGCGATAACACCGATCAATCGTCGGCAGTGCAGGCGGTTGCGACGTTATATGGCATTTCAAACTTGCTGAATATCGGCGAAGGATTCCCGGAAGAGATCCAGCAGGTGCATCGCTCTCCGGCGGTCACCGAATCGCTGTTGGTGAACGGCGCGGCGTTCAGGAATTTCCCCGGCGCGACCATCGCCAGCGATAAACAAAAAGCGCTAAATGCCAGCCCGATGGGGCATATCAGCGGTAATGAGCCACCGTTCCTTATCATGCACGGCAGCGCCGACACGCTGGTATCGCCGGTGCAGAGTGCGCAGCTTTACAATGCGCTAAAAGAGAAACATGACAAGGTGAAATACATTCTGGTTAAGGGCGCGGAACATGGCGATATTTCCTGGTTCCAGCCAGCGGTGATTAATACAGTGGTTGCGTGGTTCAAACAGACATTAGGTGCACCGGCGAAGGGTGAGGGTGAAACGGTAGCAGGCAAAGACAATAATCTATAA